CCGTGACCGTGGCCTGCGTCGTCGCCACCCACAACCTCGCCGTCGGCGTCGTCGCGGGATCCGTCACCGCCATGGTCATCTTCGCCAAGCGTGTCGCCCGGCTCGCCGACGTCACGGCGGTCACGGACCCCGACGGCGGGCAGGTCGTCTACGCCGTCACCGGCGAGCTGTTCTTCGCCTCCTCGAACGAGCTCGTGGGCCGCTTCGACTACGCCGGCGATCCCGAGAAGGTCGTCATCGACCTGTCCGCCGCGCACATCTGGGACGCCTCATCGGTCGCCGCGCTGGACGCGATCGAGCACCGGTACGCGCAGCGCGGCAAGAGCGTCGAGATCACGGGACTGAACGAGCCCAGCGCCCGCCTGCACAAGACCCTGAGTGGCGAGCTCGCGTCCGCCGGCTGACCGAGCCCGTGTCGCGTGGGACGGCATGCGGGGCGCCGGCCGTCACGAGTCGAAGCGGCGGCGGGAGGACTCGATGTGCCGGAAGTACCGGTGGGTCCAGTCACAGAGGCCGTCGATCGTCACGCGCAGGGCCTGGCCCGGTTCGGTGAGGGTGTACTCGACCCGCGGCGGCACGGTGGGGTACACGGTCCGCTCGAGCAGGCCGTAGCGCTCCAGCATGCGCAGGTTCTGGGTGAGCATCTTGTGGCTGATGCCGTCGACCTGGTCCCGCAGCTCGCTGAAGCGCAGGGTGCGCTCGCCGAGGGCCTCGATGATGAGGAGCGCCCATTTGTTGGCGACGTCGGAGAATATCTCCCGTCCCAGGGAGTCCGCGCGCCTCAGGTCCGCTTCGTCGGGCGAGTCCCCGAACTGCTTGGTCACCATGAGGTTCCCCAGTCACCGAAAAGTGCGTTCTTCCATGTCAGAGGTCACTCTCCTACGGTTTCCGAGTAACCACAAGAGACCGTGAAATCCCTCGGTCCGGTGGAAGCGAGCGGGCCCACGGGCTCTGCTGACAAGGAGGCGGACAGCATGGCCATCACCCTGGTGAACCCCGGCGGACTGCCGGAGATCGACGCCTACCGGCAGGTGTCGATCGCGACCGGGTCGAAGCTGGTGTTCACGGCCGGACAGGTCGCCTGGGACGCCGACGGGGTCACGGTCGGCGAGGGTGACCTCGCCGCTCAAGTCGCCCGGTGCTATCTCAACGTCGCCACCGCCCTGGCCGAGGCCGGTGCCGGCTTCGACGACGTGGCGAAGCTGACCGTCTACGTCGTCGACTGGACCCCCGACAAGATGCCCCTGCTCATGGAGGGGATCGCCCGGGCGGCCACCAAGCTGGGCGTCACCGCGGCACCCCCGGCCACGCTGCTGGGCGTTGCGGCACTGGACGTACCCGAGCACCTGGTCGAGATCGAAGCCACCGCGGTGATCGACTGACGGGATGATGCGCTCCGCCGCCGGGCCGCCCCCGCCGGGCCGCCGTCAACCGCTTCTGCCCACGAACGGCTTGTGGCCGGGGTACACGTGATCGGGGGTCACGATGCCGGTGACCGCCTCACCGAAGAGCGTGCTGGGCTCCTGGCCATGGTAACTGTCGTCGGTGTTGAGCAGGATGACCATGGTCGCCCGGGCCTGCGGCAGGTAGACGGGCAGGACCTCGTATCCGGGGATCGAGCCGTTGTGACCGATCCAGCCCTGGACGTTGAAGATGCCCAGCCCGTAGCCGTCACCTTCGAGGTTCATCGGGGTGGTCTTCAAGCGCTCGGCCTGGGTCGCGGGCGTCAGCAGCCTGCCGGTGGCGAGGGTGCGGGCCCAACTGCGCAGATCCTCCAGGTCGGAGACCATCGCCCCGGCAGCCCAGGCCCAGGAAGGGTTCCAGCCGGTCGCGTCCTCGATCTTGCCCGAGGCCGTCTGGTCGGTGTAGCCGTGCGCGTAGGGCACCGGCATGGCCGCGCTCGTGGGGAAGACCGTACGGCGGAGCCCGGCCGGCGCCAGGACGTCCTTCGTGATGACCTCGTGGAGCGGCCGGCCGGTGACCTTCTCCACCACCAGTCCGAGCAGGATCAGGTTGGTGTTGGAGTAGTCGAACTTCGCGCCCGGCGCGAACTGCACGGGGTGTTCGAAGGCGTAGCCGAGCAACTGCCGGGTGGTGAAGGACTGTTCGGGATCGGCCTCGAGCTTCTTGCTGAAGTTCTCGTCCAGGGTGTAGTTGAAGAGCCCGCTGCGCATGCCCGCCAGTTCGCGCAGGGTGATGCGGTTCCCGTTCGGAACACCCGCGATGTAGGTGCCGATGGGGTCGTCCAGGCCGACCTTGTGTCGGTCGACCAGCTGGAGCAGGGCGGTGACGGTGAACGTCTTGGTCTCACTGCCGATGCGCACGTGGAGCCCGGTGGTCATGGGCGCGCCGGTCGCCTTGTCCGCCACCCCGAAGGTCTTCACGTAACTCCCCTTGCCGGGGGCCCACAGGCCCACGGTCACGCCCGGCACCTTCGTCTGGCGCATGACCTGACGGATGGCGGCGTCCAGCTGCGCCGCGACGGCCGGCGTGAGCTGCGGGAAGGGCGTGTCGGCGGTGACGGACCGCGCCGAGGAAGTCGCCCCGGATGCGGAGCCCGCGACCGCCGGGGCGATGAGCACGCTTGCGACGGCAGCAGCCGCGCAGGCCCGGCGCAGCCGGACGTGGGTTGGCTTCACGGCACGCTCTCCTGCCGTCCGAGGACCCGGCAACTCTACAAGCCTAGGCCTGCGCCACGCCGGTCGCGAGGTGAGCCGTCCGGCGGCGGATGTGGCCGCGCATGCGCGGCCACCTCCATGTCAGGGCGACGTCCGGCGACTTGCGGGCACTTCGAGCGCGTCGACCCGCGCGCGTTTTCGGGCTCGGCTCGCGAAATCTCCTAAGCTGGGCAGTCCTGGCGAAACGACCGTTGGAAGGCGGGTCCGACCGTGCAGCCGAGCGAGATCACCGAGGTCCTGAACCGTCCGGCCAGCCGGGAACTCCTGGCCCGCGACGTGACCCGCCTGGCCTACGTGGCCAAGGACGGCACGCCCCGGGTCGTTCCGATCAGCTTCGTCTGGAACGGCTCGGAAATCGTCATGTGCACACCGACGAACGCCCCGAAGCTCCCGGCCCTGCGCCAGAATCCGGCCGTCGCCCTGACGATGGACACCGAAGAGGTGCACCCGCCGAAGATCCTGCTGCTCCGCGGTCGGGCCGAGCTGGACGTGGTCGACGGCATCCCGGACGAGTTCCTTCGGGCGAACGGCAGCCAGGCGATGACGCCGGAGCAGCGGGTCGCCTGGGAGGCCGAGGTCCGATCGCTGTACGACGGCATGGTCCGGATCGTCGTGACCCCGGCATGGGCGAAGCTGATCGACTTCGAAACGACCCTGCCGAGCGCGGTGGAGGAACTGGTCCGGCAGCGGAGCGAACGCGGCTGACCTGCACGATCCGCAGAACGGACGGTCTCCTCGGCGCGCAGTGCGCCGGGGCCGCGGCGGGGCGGGAATGCGCGGACCGGGGCTTCTGTTACAGCAGGCAGCTGGCATGCGCGAGTCAAATATCGCGCCAATGTCGCCGAGAGGAGCACCACGTGGCACGCAACGTCATACGCCCCGTCGTCCGGCTGAAGTCGACGGCCGGGACCGGAACCACCTACACGACGCGGAAGAGCACCCGGAACACCCCCGACCGGCTGGTCCTGCGGAAGTACGACCCGCTGGCGGGCAGGCACGTCGCCTTCCGAGAGGAACGCTGAGGCCCGCCCGTACACCGCCGGGCACGCACGCATGCACTCGGCACACGCGCATGAGAAGGGAAATCGCATGAAGCCCCGTATCCACCCCGAATCCCGCTCCGTCGTCTTCCGCGACCGCGCAGCCGACGTGGCGTTCCTGACCCGGTCGACCGCCCACCCGTCGGGAACGATCGAGTGGGAGGACGGCAAGACCTACCCGCTGGTCGACGTGGAGATCTCGTCGGCGAGCCACCCGCAGTACACGGGGACCTCAAGGATCGTGGACACCGAGGGCCGCGTGGAGCGCTTCAACCGTCGCTACGGCCGCTGAGCGCGGTCGCAGCAGTGCCGATGACTCCGAGGGGAGCCGTTCATGACCACGGCGAAAGACCTGTTCATCATCGCCATGGACCCGCAGCCGGACCGTTCGGTGGGGCAGGGGGACCTGTCGCTCGCACTCGCGGGAGCCGAGCTGATCGATCTCATCGGCGCACAGGCAGTCGCCTTGGACGGGGACAGCATCGTGCCGGGTCAGCAGCCGGCGCTGGATGACCGCCAGCTGGGCGAGGCGTCGGCGGCGCTGGTTCGGCAGGTGCCGTACGAGCAGGTCGAGGACTGGCTGTGGCGCAGGGGCCGCGACCTCGCGGCGGCGTACCAGGCCGCCCTCGAGGCGGACGGTCAACTGGCTCGGGGGCGAAGCGGCCGGTCGCTCTTCGGGGCCGAGCGCCTGGAAGTGGTCGATTCACCTGCTCGCCGCGAGGCCGTCGGCCGCTGGGAGGCGGACGAACCCGTGCTCGCCGCCCTCGCGGCGGTCGTGGGGATTGCGAGCGGGCCGACCGAGGAGCAGCCGGGCCTCGACGACGAAGCGGTGACGACCGTGCTGGCCGTCGTCAACGACGCGGTGATGGAGCTGGAAGCCGTGCGCCAGAGGCGATCCATCGAGAAGGCGGCGTTCTCCAACGTCTGGCGCGGTCCGTGACGGGTAGGTGACCGGCCGCCGTGCGAGCGGTCCCGGCTCCGGCGCCGTCGGTTCGACGACCTCGGCTGTTTGACGGCCGAAATGCAGCAGGTCGCCGAACCGGCTCCCGGACCGGGGCGCGAGCTTCTAGGCTGGTCACATGCGCCACACGCTCACCAGCCTCGCCAGTGCCTACGAACTGGAGCGCGTCCGGCGTGCCCCGGCCGGCGGACGCGACTTCATGGCCCGGGCCGCCGCCTACGAAGAACGGATGGCACAGCGCCCCGACCTGCGCCACTGGTCCCCGGTGGACAACGCCGATCCCGGAGACGACGGGCCCACCCGCGTTCTCGACGCCGACCTCGACGCGTGGACACGCCTCGGCGACGGCCCGAACCGCGGCGCGTGGCGAATGGCACGGTTCAACCGTCCCGAACAGGAGGAGCAGCCCGGCGGCGCGCTGACCTGGCAGGAGCTCACGTACCACTACGGGCCCCTCACCGAGGACAGCGCCTGAGACGAGTCGAACGGTCAGGCCGACACCGCGGGCAACGCGCCGAGGAACGCACGGACGTGCCGGAGCCACGTCGCGCGGTCGGCGTCGTTCAGGACGTGGGCCGCGCCGGGCAGTTCGAGCAGCCTGGCGCCCGGGATGCCTGCCGCCAGACGCCGCGAGCTCTCGGGGTGCACCAGCCGGTCGCCGGTGGGCGCCACCACCAGGGTGGGCACGGACAGGTTCTCGAGGTCTGCCCGGACGTCGACGCGGGACACCAGGTCGAAGTGGTCCACCGTGCCGGGCGGCATCCCGGCCCGGGTCCCGGCCACCAGTGCCTCGAGCTCGGACGGAGCGATGGTCGCCAGGTCGGTCGGCGACATGCACGAAAGGCAGGCGAGCCGGGCCACGTCGCTCCACTGGCCTGCCCCGGCCAGGGTCTTGATGAGCCGCGCAGCCAACCCTACGACGGGGTCCGCCACGGCGAACCCGGCGGTCAGGACGAGCGCCGTGACCCGCTCGGGATGCCGGGCGGCGACACGGACGGCCACGGCGCTGCCCAGCGACTCGCCGAGCACGGCGAACGACTCCTGCCCCGCAGCCAGAGCGGAGGCGACCAGTTGGTCGGCGAGTTCGTCCAGATCCAAGGGCGCGGCGGCCACCGGAGAGCCGCCCGCCCCCGGGTAGTGAGGGCCGATGAGCGTGTGGTCGCGGGCGAGGTCGTCGATCCCGATGCCGAAGTTGCCGTGGATGCCGCCGCCGGCGCCGTGGGCGAGCAGCAAGGCGGGGCCGCTGCCCATGAGGACGACGTCGAGGTGAGAGGGAGGAAGCGCGTGCTCGGTGTTCATGCCCCGACGCTAAACTCTGACACCGGTGTCAGAGTCAAGTCGCCGTGCTGCAGGGGGGGGTGGGTCACGTGCTGATGAAGGAGATGGTCCGGCGTACGGGAGTCCATGAACGGCTGCTGCGCTACTACGAACAGCAAGGGCTGCTGGCTCCCCAACGCCTGTCGAGCGGCTACCGGGTCTACGGCGAGGCGGATGTGGAGACCGTGCGCCGTATCCGTTGCCTGCTGGCGGCGGGACTTCCCACCGCGATGATCGCCCAGGTGCTGCCTTGCCTCCGCCCGGACGACGACCGCCTGGTGCCCACCTGCCCCGACTTGCTGACCCGGTTGGAGCAGGAACGGGAGCGGATCACCCGCTCCATCGAGGAGCTGCAGGCTTCCCGCACCCTCCTCGACTCCGTCCTGATGCCGCCCCGTCCCCGGTCGGAAGCGACCGGGGGCGGGCATGAGTGACGGTCGATCAGCAGTTGCGGACGGAGTAGATCGGCGACCAGTTCTGGCCCTGCTGGCCGCCGCCGGGCTGGAAGGAATTCTGGACTCCGCCGTTCTGGTAGTACAGGTACGAGGTGGGATTCCCGGTCTGGTTGTCGAAGTAGAACCCGTTGCCCTCCCAGTTGTAGACCGAGTACCGGTTGCAGTTGTAGAGGTAGAAGATCTTCCAGTCCGACGTCGTCGGATCCCAGACGAGGGTGCAGAGGTTCCCGCTGTCGCAGCCGTAGCTGCCGCTCGCCGGCACGTGAGAGGTGCGGACGCCGGGCGAGATGCCCGGGGACGAGGCAGCGGCGAGGGACGCCGGCCGGGTGTTCGCGGGCGCGGCCGGCGCGACCAGGACGCGGGCGCTCGCGCCCTGATCCGAGGGCGTGGCGGCCTCGGCCGACCCGGTGGTGAAGGCCGCCGTGAGCAGCATCGTGGTGACGCCGACCATGCCGAGAACGGAACGCTTGACGCGCATCGTGGACTCCTTGTCAGAGCGGTGTGACGTGCCGTGTGACGTGTCTCGAGACTCGTGGAGGAGCCGTCCCGGCAGTACCTCGCACCTGCGAGGGTCAGCAGTTCGGGACCCAGGCGTGGGAGCGCGGCCGGTCCGAGCCGGTGAGGTTCGTCCTGGTGCGCACCTTCACGCAGCCCAGCAGCTCCCGCCGGTCGGGCTGCGCGTAGTACAGGACGTCGACCTGGCTCGCCCCCTCGGCGAGGTCGAAGCCGTTGTTGTAGACCGAGCGGGGCCCGCTGCGGGCCGCCCACGGGCAGGGTCCCTGGCCGTCGCTCCAGTCGGTGTCGCCGTCGACCCAGGAGCACATCTCGCCCCGGCCGTCCTCCTGCGCGAAGAAGCAGACGGCCCCGCGCCGGCACCGGTCGTACCCCGACTCGGCTGCGCCCCTCAACGGGAGCAGGCCCGAGCCCCATACGACCCCCAGGACCGCGAGCGCCGCCGTCCCGGCCGTGATCAGCATGCGGCGCCGCCGTCGTCGCGGGTCGTGGGCGCGCGAGACCTTCGCTGTGCGCCTCGGCGCGGCCCGGCCGGTGGCCGCCGCCTCGACCCGGCCCAGCAGTGACGCCGCGGTGTGCCGGGCCCGGTCCGCGTGGCTGCGGGCCAGGCAGTCGCCGACGATGTCGCGCCAGGGCTCCGGCAGTTCCGGCGACAGGCGCAGTTCCTCCTCGCCCCTGGCGTAGCGGAGCGCCGCGTCCCGGCGGGCCGCGGACGTGCCGCCCGGCAGCGGCAGCGAGCCGGTCAGGACGACGTGGGCCAGTACGCCGAAGGCCCAGATGTCGGCGGTGGGACGGATCTTCGTCCCGCGTTCGCCGACCTCCGACCAGAGGAGGTCCGGCGGGGTGTAGTCGGGCGTCGCGAAGGCCGGCGAGTACGCGTGGGTGCCCTCCAGCTCCGCCGCCGTGTTGAAGTCGCCGAGGCGCGCCGTCCCGTCGGGCATCAGCAGGACGTTCCCGGGCTTGAGGTCGCCGTGCACCCAGCCCGCCCGGTGCAGTTGGTCGAGCCCCTCGCAGACCTGGGCCAGGAGGGCGGGCCCCGCCGGCGGCACTCCGCCGGCCAGCAGGGCGTCCAGGGACCCCTTCGCCTGCTCCAGGACGAGCACGGTGGCGCCGTCGAGTTCGGGGCGGCCGGGGTCGTCCAGCGTGAGCACCTCGTACATCCGGATCAGCCGGGGCGTGCACACCCGGCGCAGCACCTCGGTCTCGCGGGCGGCGAGCTCGCTCAGGTGGCGCAGCTGGCGCGGGGTACGGGTGCCGGTCGGGAGGAGCTTGAGCGCGGCCCGTCCCGGCAGTCCCGGCTCGGGGACGGCGCGTCGAGCCGCGTACACGCTGCCGAAGGCGCCGGCCCCGAGCAGCCGGCCGACGACCCAGGGGCCGATCCGGTAGCCCGGCGGGACGGCGAGGGCGCCCCGCCGCCCGGCCCGCCCGGTCAGGGGGCGGTACCGGTCGGGGCGGCCGGCAGGGCCGCCAGGTCGTGCTCGCGGACCAGGTCGAAGCGCAGGGCCAGTGACACCAGGGTGTCCTTCTTGCCGACCAGCCGCGGTCCCGGATCCGCCGTGTCGGGGCCTGGCTTGAGGCGGAGCTTGACCGCGAGGTAGTCGATGCTCCACTGCACGGCGGCCCGGTTCGCGCCCGGCCACGACGGCCTCAGCCGTTCGACGACCTGCTCGACGGTGGGCAGTGGAGCGTGCGGTTCGCCGCGCAGCCGCGGCTCGCAGAGGGCGGTCAGGACCAGGAAGTACCGGCTGGAGCGGTCGAGCGGGAAGGCGAGCACCGTCGGCTCCCCGCCGGGCTCGGCGGGCTCGTCCTGGTCGGCGTAGTCGTGGCGCGGCGCCCAGACGTCCAGCGTGAGCAGTTCGGAGCCGGCCGGCAGGACGAGGCGGGCGAACTCGAAGGGGACGGGTGCGCCCAGCCGGCCGGGCGCGATCTTGATGTGTTCGCCGGCGCCCTCCGGGTTCTCGACCACGTAAGTGGACGCACGGCTCAGGTTGCTGAGCGACCAGTACGTGCCGGTGGCGGTGATCTCCCCCGCGGAGCGCGAGACGCCGGCGTGCGGGACGTGCAGGCGGCCGTCGCCCGCGCTCTCGCGGCCGAACCGGAGGGTCTGCCCCGGTGCCAGGCGGATCTGTGCGGCCGGGGACATGGTGGGTCCCGGAACCACGACGATGCTGTACACGCTGCTCCCCTCCCCCAAGGTGCCGGGGGCAGGTTAGCCAGCGGAATCAATCGTTTCTGTAAAGACTGGCCGGTACTCCACACTCGCCGCGCCACTCGAAGCGCTCGATGGTCCGGCCGCCGGCGGGGAGGTTTCCGCGCCCCTCGTCCCAGCCGTAGTGCAGGCAGGCCGTACCGCCCTCCCCGAAGTACACCTGGACGTGGTCGTAACCCGGCTGGGGCGTACCGTTGTTGAAGAAGGATCTGCGCAGGCCGCAGCGGCTTTCGGGCTCGTCGGAGGCGGAGCGGCAGACGGCGCCCGTGCCGTCGGCTCCCGAATAGAAGCAGACGGAGCCGGAGGGGCAGTCCTGCCACGCTGCAGGAGTGCCGGTGCAGTTGCGGCTCGTCACGCTGGGCCAGTCCTTCCCCGCGCCCGTGTACGCGACGCCGTCGAAGTAGGCCGGAACCCGGTGTCTCTCGTCGGTGAAGTCGCCGGAGGCCAGGAAGCGTTGCTCGTAGTGCAGGTGGGCCCAGTCCGAGGCGCCCGACGTGCCGATCCGACCGATCCGCGTGGACGGCTGGACGGCGTCGCCCTTCTTGACGTAGGTGTCCGGATCGTCCTTCAGGTGGTAGTACGCCGTGAACCAGCCGTTGCCGTGGCTGATCTGGATCGTGTTGCCCGAGCCGTCGTTCCAGTACGTGGCGGACACCGTACCGGCGGCGGACGCCAGGACGGGCAGGCCGTCGGATCCGGTGTTCCCCTCCACCACCATGTCCAGTGCGGGGTCGTGGCCCCAGGTGTCCAGCTCCCAGTTCGTGCCGCACGGGAACGGCAGCTGGAACAGCGGCTTCGCCCCGGCCGCCGCCCTCGGGGGCGCGGCCGAGGCGGGCACGGCCGCCAGGACGAGTCCCGCCACGGACATCAGCACCAGCGCACGCAGCATGCGCACGTACCGCATCATGTCTCCCCCTCGCGGCCTGTGGACGGCGCCCTGCCGGGCGTTGTCGCGCACCATGGTCGGGGGCGGGGGACGGTCACGGCACCTCGCAGGTACGAGGGTGCCCGCGCCGCGTGTGTGCCCGCAGCGCAGGTCCGTGAGGGGCAGGGGTGGTCAGGCGGCCGGGGTGTTCAGCACGTACGCGCGCGAGGCGTGTACGGCACTGCGCAGCGCGGGGAGGTCGACGTCGAGGACCTGTCCGTTCCACTTGCGGGGTTCGCCGTTGATCAGGACCGCGCTGATGTTGCGCGGGTCGGAGCCCAGGACGATGGTGCCGATGGGGTCGTTGAGCGGCATGTTGTTGAGGTCCTCGGCCTGGATGACCAGCAGGTCGGCCTTCTTGCCCGGTGTGAGCGAGCCGGTGACGCCCGCGAGTCCGTTGGTCCGGGCACCCTGGAGGGTGGCGAAGTCCAGGACGTCGTGGGTGGTGATCCGGGAGGGCTGCCGGTCGGTGCCGTAGGCGGCGTTGACCGCGCGCATCCGCTGGAGGGCGTGCAGGGTCCGCATCTGGGTGAACATGTCGCTGGCCAGGGCGACTTCGACGTCGATGCTGAGGCCGGGGCGGATACCGGCGGACAGGGCCTCGTCGACGGCGGGAACCGCGGTCTCCAGGCCGATCTGGGCGTCGGAGGTGGGGGCGAGCGACACGGTGGTGCCGGTCTCCCCCATGGCCTTCCATGCCTCGGAGTTGAGTCCGGTGGAGTGGATGAGGGTCACGTCGGGGCCGAGGATGCCTTCCTCGGCCCAGCGCAGCACCGCCTTGGAGGACGCCGTGCCGAAGACGGCGTCCACACTCACTCCGATGCCCAGTTCTTCGGCCGCTTCGGCGAGTCCGGGTCCGTAGGCGAGTCCGGGTCCGGCGATCTCGTCGGTGGCCAAGGCGGCCAGTCGCAGGGTCAGCAGCTGGTCGTCGCTGCTGAAGTACCGGTCCTTGACACGGGCGAGATCGCCGGGCCACTGCCGGTCCCAGTCGCCGAAGTGCGGACCCATGGAGGCGTGCACTCCGCGGATTCCGGTGCCGAGGAGGGCCTGGATCGCGGCGTCGGAGTGCTCGCGGGTGCGGGAGTTGTGGGAGAAGTCGAGCATCGTCGTGATACCGTTGTCGATCGCCGTCAGGGCGGCCAGCCGGGTGCCGATGTACATGTCCTCGGGCCGGTAGACGGTCGCGTGGCCAGCCAGGGTGGCCATGACGTAGCCGCCCAGGTCGTCGACGTCCGGCATGATCCGGCGCAGCTGGGTCTGCCAGGCATGCCGGTGGGTGTCGACGAAGCCGGGGGCGAGGATCGTGCCGGTGGCGTCGACGACCACGGCGTCGCCCCCGCCGAGGTCGCCCCCGCCGAGGTCGCCGCCGACCGCGGTGATCGTGTCGCCCTCGACGAGGAGGTCGCCGCGGTCGATGACGCCGAGGGCGGGGTCCATGGTGACGATCGTCGCGCCGGAGAAGAGGATGCGCCGCTGACCTGTGGGCCGGCGCCGGATCCGCGTGAGGACGGCATCGAAGGCGTTGGCTTGGAGGTTCATGACAGGGCTCTTTCCGTACGCCGAAGAGGGAGATGGCCGGCCGCGGCTGCCGGGCGGCGACCGGAACGGCTCTGCCATCAGCCTCGGTTGCGCCGGCTGCGGCAGCCAGGCCGCCGTGTTCCCTGGTGTCGCGCACCCAGGATGCGGACGTGTCGTCGCGTGCAGGGCTGCGGCCGTTCCCGCGCTTGGTCGCCGGTCCCCGGTCTGCCATCATGAACGAAACGGAACCTTGCTCCGCGGCAACAATACGGAGGACGGTTCCGCTTTACAAGGTCGGTCTTGGAAGGAGTGCTGTGGTGGACGACGGCGGACGGGGCGCGGGAAGCGCCGCCGGATCGAAGCGCAAGGACGCCCGGCGCAATCAACAGACCCTGCTGGAGGCGGCCGCCGCGGTGTTCGTCGCCTCGGGGGTGGAAGCGCCGGTGCGGGACATCGCGGCTGCCGCCGGGGTCGGGATGGGCACGATCTACCGGCACTTCCCCACCCGGGCGGACCTCGTCATCGCCGTCTACCGCCACCAGGTCGACGCCTGCGCCGAGGCCGGCCCGGCCCTGCTGGCGGCCGGCCCGTCACCGCACGCCGCCCTCGAACGGTGGGCCGACCTCTTCGTCGACTTCCTCGTCACCAAACACGGCCTCGCGGCCGCGATGCAGGCCGACCATTCCGGCTTCGAGGCGCTGCACGCCTACTTCCTGGACCGCCTGGTGCCGGTGTGCACCCAGCTCCTCGACGCGGCCGCCGCCGCGGGCGAGATCCGCTCCGACCTCACCGCGTACCCCCTCATGCGCGGCATCGGAAACCTCTGCATCGGCGCCGAGAGCGACCCCCGCTACGACGCACGCCAACTGGTCGCGCTGCTCGTCGCCGGACTACGCCGGCCCTGCTGACTGCGGCGCGCGCCGCACGGAGCGCAGTTCCGCGAAGGCGGCCGCGGTGGCACTGGCGGGCTCGGCCTGATAGACGACCAGCTGCTGGTGCGGGGCCTCGTTGACGGTGAAGGCCGAGAACCGGATCTCCAGAGCGCCGACTTCGGGGTGTACGAGGTGCTTGGGCTGCCGGGTCTTGCCCCGCACCTCGTGCCGCGCCCACCGGGCGGCGAATTCCGGGCTCTTCGCGCACAGCGTGTCGACGACCTCGGTGATCCGCGGGGACTCGGGCTCGTATCCGTACGCGGCACGGATTTCGGCGACGCAGGAGTTCGCGGCCTTCTCCCAGTCCTGGTGGAAGCCGCGGCCGGCCGGGTCGAGGAAGACCATGCGGGCCAGGTTGTCGAACTGCCGGAATCCGCTGTGCAGCGCCGCGGCGAGGGTGTTGTGCGCCAGGACGTCCAGGGCCGGCCCCAGGACGAAGGCGGGGGTGTCGGGCCAGCTGTCGAGCAACTGCAGGAGCTGGGGGCTGACCCGGGAACCAGCGGCGGGATTCCCACGGCGCTCGTGGGGTGCCCGGGTGAGTCGGCGCAGGTGGTCGAATGCCTCGTCGTCGAGGTGCAGGGCGGCGGCGATCGCGTCGACGACCTGGGTCGACGGGCCGGTCTCCCGGCCCTGTTCCAGGCGCATGTAGTAGTCGGAGCTCACGCCCGCGAGCAGGGCCACCTCCTCGCGGCGCAGCCCCGGCACCCGCCGGCGGCCGTGCGCGGGCAGGCCTATGTCCTGCGGCTTGAGGGCTTCGCGCCGTGCTCTGAGGAACTCTCCCATGGGACTGCTGTCGTGCATGACGTCAACGTACTGGACGGAGGATGCCGACTGTCCGGCGCCGCCGGCAGCTACCGGTCCGGCGCTTCGGCGCCCGTCACATCGGGGTGAGCGGCGGCGGGCCCCTGGACGCGGATCGCGATCTTGCCGCGTACGTGACCCTCCCGCAGGCGGCGTATCGCGTCCGGGACTTCGGCCAACGGGTACGTACGGTCCACCACCGGGGTGAGCGCGCCGGACTCCAGGAGCTCCCCCAGGACGCGCAGGTCCTCGGGGCGGGGCGTGGAG
The Streptomyces sp. NBC_01296 DNA segment above includes these coding regions:
- a CDS encoding amidohydrolase family protein, giving the protein MNLQANAFDAVLTRIRRRPTGQRRILFSGATIVTMDPALGVIDRGDLLVEGDTITAVGGDLGGGDLGGGDAVVVDATGTILAPGFVDTHRHAWQTQLRRIMPDVDDLGGYVMATLAGHATVYRPEDMYIGTRLAALTAIDNGITTMLDFSHNSRTREHSDAAIQALLGTGIRGVHASMGPHFGDWDRQWPGDLARVKDRYFSSDDQLLTLRLAALATDEIAGPGLAYGPGLAEAAEELGIGVSVDAVFGTASSKAVLRWAEEGILGPDVTLIHSTGLNSEAWKAMGETGTTVSLAPTSDAQIGLETAVPAVDEALSAGIRPGLSIDVEVALASDMFTQMRTLHALQRMRAVNAAYGTDRQPSRITTHDVLDFATLQGARTNGLAGVTGSLTPGKKADLLVIQAEDLNNMPLNDPIGTIVLGSDPRNISAVLINGEPRKWNGQVLDVDLPALRSAVHASRAYVLNTPAA
- a CDS encoding helix-turn-helix transcriptional regulator; translated protein: MHDSSPMGEFLRARREALKPQDIGLPAHGRRRVPGLRREEVALLAGVSSDYYMRLEQGRETGPSTQVVDAIAAALHLDDEAFDHLRRLTRAPHERRGNPAAGSRVSPQLLQLLDSWPDTPAFVLGPALDVLAHNTLAAALHSGFRQFDNLARMVFLDPAGRGFHQDWEKAANSCVAEIRAAYGYEPESPRITEVVDTLCAKSPEFAARWARHEVRGKTRQPKHLVHPEVGALEIRFSAFTVNEAPHQQLVVYQAEPASATAAAFAELRSVRRAPQSAGPA
- a CDS encoding TetR/AcrR family transcriptional regulator is translated as MDDGGRGAGSAAGSKRKDARRNQQTLLEAAAAVFVASGVEAPVRDIAAAAGVGMGTIYRHFPTRADLVIAVYRHQVDACAEAGPALLAAGPSPHAALERWADLFVDFLVTKHGLAAAMQADHSGFEALHAYFLDRLVPVCTQLLDAAAAAGEIRSDLTAYPLMRGIGNLCIGAESDPRYDARQLVALLVAGLRRPC
- a CDS encoding peptidoglycan DD-metalloendopeptidase family protein, giving the protein MLRALVLMSVAGLVLAAVPASAAPPRAAAGAKPLFQLPFPCGTNWELDTWGHDPALDMVVEGNTGSDGLPVLASAAGTVSATYWNDGSGNTIQISHGNGWFTAYYHLKDDPDTYVKKGDAVQPSTRIGRIGTSGASDWAHLHYEQRFLASGDFTDERHRVPAYFDGVAYTGAGKDWPSVTSRNCTGTPAAWQDCPSGSVCFYSGADGTGAVCRSASDEPESRCGLRRSFFNNGTPQPGYDHVQVYFGEGGTACLHYGWDEGRGNLPAGGRTIERFEWRGECGVPASLYRND
- a CDS encoding protein kinase domain-containing protein, encoding MTGRAGRRGALAVPPGYRIGPWVVGRLLGAGAFGSVYAARRAVPEPGLPGRAALKLLPTGTRTPRQLRHLSELAARETEVLRRVCTPRLIRMYEVLTLDDPGRPELDGATVLVLEQAKGSLDALLAGGVPPAGPALLAQVCEGLDQLHRAGWVHGDLKPGNVLLMPDGTARLGDFNTAAELEGTHAYSPAFATPDYTPPDLLWSEVGERGTKIRPTADIWAFGVLAHVVLTGSLPLPGGTSAARRDAALRYARGEEELRLSPELPEPWRDIVGDCLARSHADRARHTAASLLGRVEAAATGRAAPRRTAKVSRAHDPRRRRRRMLITAGTAALAVLGVVWGSGLLPLRGAAESGYDRCRRGAVCFFAQEDGRGEMCSWVDGDTDWSDGQGPCPWAARSGPRSVYNNGFDLAEGASQVDVLYYAQPDRRELLGCVKVRTRTNLTGSDRPRSHAWVPNC
- a CDS encoding FHA domain-containing protein, which codes for MYSIVVVPGPTMSPAAQIRLAPGQTLRFGRESAGDGRLHVPHAGVSRSAGEITATGTYWSLSNLSRASTYVVENPEGAGEHIKIAPGRLGAPVPFEFARLVLPAGSELLTLDVWAPRHDYADQDEPAEPGGEPTVLAFPLDRSSRYFLVLTALCEPRLRGEPHAPLPTVEQVVERLRPSWPGANRAAVQWSIDYLAVKLRLKPGPDTADPGPRLVGKKDTLVSLALRFDLVREHDLAALPAAPTGTAP